One segment of Salvelinus alpinus chromosome 1, SLU_Salpinus.1, whole genome shotgun sequence DNA contains the following:
- the LOC139577532 gene encoding 3',5'-cyclic-AMP phosphodiesterase 4C-like isoform X2, with protein MSQRKLTRQMNLWETPEGLTTPSLTPTSPHVTSANSPVSPDHDHTRGHGNSVFFRRMKLNRSIERRRSSHSHLPLSFDSENGPSPGRSPMDSQASPVLGLHPSFTTEGCRSRGERRESFLYRSDSDYDMSPKTMSRNSSINSEGHAEDLIVTPFAQVLASLRTVRSNFTILANVTTPTNKRSPVTSQPTVPQATLSDETYQQMARETLAELDWCLDQLETIQTHRSVGDMASNKFKRMLNRELSHLSEMSRSGNQVSEYISTTFLDKQNEVEIPSPTLRERERERERDKPMCHISGVKKLTHSSSLSINTTMPRFGVKTEQEDALARELDDLNKWGLNIFRLAEFSNNRPLSCIMFAIFQERDLLKTFRIPVDTFVTYVMTLEDHYHANVAYHNSLHAADVTQSTHVLLSTPALDAVFTDLEILAALFAAAIHDVDHPGVSNQFLINTNSELALMYNDESVLENHHLAVGFKLLHEDNCDIFQNLSKRQRQSLRKLVIDMVLATDMSKHMSLLADLKTMVETKKVTSSGVLLLDHYNDRIQVLRNMVHCADLSNPTKPLVVYREWTERIMEEFFRQGDKERERGMEISPMCDKHTASVEKSQVGFIDYIVHPLWETWGDLVHPDAQDILDTLEDNRDWYQSTIPQSPISPAPIPLGPDKRLNACIDKFQFKLTLDDDTEGGQEEEEEEEEEEVKTTPNHMVLDCSQGEEEDKKEEEEGEDVVKDEREGDIIEEEGEVGMEEEEVEEEEEEKRGVLQRAQSGVEILSDTSPVEDEEEEDSSSPADDT; from the exons ATGAGTCAGAGGAAGCTGACACGACAGATGAATCTGTGGGAGACCCCCGAGGGGTTGACCACGCCCAGCCTGACCCCCACCTCTCCCCACGTCACCTCTGCTAACTCACCTGTGTCCCCTGATCACGACCACACTCGGGGACACGGGAACTCCGTGTTTTTCCGCCGTATGAAGCTCAACCGCAGTATAGAGCGCAGACGGTCGTCtcactcccaccttcctctcag TTTTGACTCAGAGAATGGTCCGTCGCCCGGCCGCAGCCCCATGGATTCGCAGGCGAGTCCTGTGCTGGGGCTGCACCCCTCCTTTACCACAGAGGGGTGCAGGAGTCGCGGGGAGCGCAGGGAGTCCTTCCTGTACCGATCAGACTCTGACTATGACATGTCCCCCAAGACCATGTCACGTAACTCCTCCATCAACAGTGAGGG GCATGCAGAAGATCTCATAGTCACCCCTTTTGCTCAG GTGTTGGCCAGTCTGCGAACTGTAAGAAGCAACTTCACCATCCTCGCCAATGTCACGACACCCACTAACAA GAGGTCACCAGTGACAAgccaacccactgttccccaggcaaCACTCTCTG atgAGACGTACCAGCAGATGGCAAGGGAGACTCTGGCTGAGTTAGACTGGTGTCTGGACCAGCTGGAGACCATCCAGACCCACCGCAGCGTCGGTGACATGGCATCCAACAAG TTTAAGAGGATGTTGAACCGGGAGCTATCTCACCTGTCAGAGATGAGTCGTTCAGGGAACCAGGTGTCTGAATACATCTCCACTACCTTCCTGG aTAAGCAGAATGAGGTAGAGATCCCGTCTCCGACCCTGCGGGAACGGGAACGGGAGCGGGAGCGGGACAAGCCCATGTGTCATATCAGTGGAGTGAAGAAGCTGACACACAGCTCCAGCCTGTCCATCAACACCACCATGCCACGCTTCGGAGTCAAGACGGAACAGGAGGACGCACTGGCCAGG GAGCTGGATGACTTGAATAAGTGGGGCCTTAATATCTTTCGTCTGGCTGAGTTCTCCAATAATAGGCCTCTCAGCTGCATCATGTTCGCCATCTTCCAG GAGAGGGATCTGTTGAAGACGTTTCGAATCCCTGTCGACACTTTTGTGACCTATGTTATGACCCTGGAGGACCACTACCATGCCAACGTGGCCTACCACAACAGCCTCCACGCCGCTGACGTCACACAGTCCACCCATGTCCTGCTGTCCACACCGGCTCTGGAC gctgTGTTCACTGATCTGGAGATCCTGGCTGCGTTATTTGCTGCTGCCATCCATGATGTGGATCATCCTGGCGTGTCCAACCAGTTCCTCATCAACACCA ACTCGGAGCTGGCTCTGATGTACAACGATGAGTCAGTCCTGGAGAACCACCACCTAGCCGTGGGCTTCAAGCTGCTCCACGAGGACAACTGTGACATCTTCCAGAACCTCAgcaagaggcagagacagagcctGCGCAAGCTCGTTATCGATATG GTGTTGGCGACGGATATGTCCAAGCACATGAGTTTGCTGGCTGATCTGAAGACCATGGTGGAGACGAAGAAGGTGACCAGTTCAGGAGTGCTCCTGCTCGACCACTACAATGACCGCATCCAG gtgcTGAGGAACATGGTGCACTGTGCGGACCTAAGTAACCCCACCAAGCCCCTGGTCGTGTACAGAGAGTGGACTGAGCGCATCATGGAGGAGTTCTTTAGACAGGGggacaaggagagggagagaggcatggAGATCAGCCCTATGTGTGACAAACACACTGCTTCTGTGGAGAAGAGTCAG GTGGGCTTCATCGACTACATCGTGCACCCTCTGTGGGAGACGTGGGGGGACCTGGTGCACCCTGACGCCCAGGACATCCTGgacactctggaggacaacaggGACTGGTACCAGAGCACCATCCCCCAGAGCCCCATCTCCCCAGCCCCAATCCCCCTCGGCCCAGACAAGAGGCTCAACGCCTGCATCGACAAGTTCCAGTTCAAGCTCACCTTGGATGACGAcacggagggaggacaggaggaggaagaagaggaggaggaggaggaggtgaaaacCACCCCCAATCACATGGTGCTTGACTGCAgtcagggagaggaggaagacaagaaagaagaggaggaaggagaggacgtGGTAAAGGATGAAAGGGAAGGAGACATCATCGAGGAGGAAGGGGAagtagggatggaggaggaggaggtggaggaggaggaggaggagaagaggggagttcTTCAGCGAGCTCAGTCAGGGGTGGAGATACTCTCTGACACAAGCCCcgtggaggacgaggaggaggaagactccTCCTCACCAGCTGATGACACATGA
- the LOC139577532 gene encoding 3',5'-cyclic-AMP phosphodiesterase 4C-like isoform X3 translates to MGVVEAIDPASPSPCPSPVPGGYRLPRSSTSYSQLQGRGGGPDLELDLGAAAGGVLEGSGMAAEHRTPLVDLFCETCSRPWLIGWWDQFKRMLNRELSHLSEMSRSGNQVSEYISTTFLDKQNEVEIPSPTLRERERERERDKPMCHISGVKKLTHSSSLSINTTMPRFGVKTEQEDALARELDDLNKWGLNIFRLAEFSNNRPLSCIMFAIFQERDLLKTFRIPVDTFVTYVMTLEDHYHANVAYHNSLHAADVTQSTHVLLSTPALDAVFTDLEILAALFAAAIHDVDHPGVSNQFLINTNSELALMYNDESVLENHHLAVGFKLLHEDNCDIFQNLSKRQRQSLRKLVIDMVLATDMSKHMSLLADLKTMVETKKVTSSGVLLLDHYNDRIQVLRNMVHCADLSNPTKPLVVYREWTERIMEEFFRQGDKERERGMEISPMCDKHTASVEKSQVGFIDYIVHPLWETWGDLVHPDAQDILDTLEDNRDWYQSTIPQSPISPAPIPLGPDKRLNACIDKFQFKLTLDDDTEGGQEEEEEEEEEEVKTTPNHMVLDCSQGEEEDKKEEEEGEDVVKDEREGDIIEEEGEVGMEEEEVEEEEEEKRGVLQRAQSGVEILSDTSPVEDEEEEDSSSPADDT, encoded by the exons ATGGGTGTGGTAGAGGCCATTGACCCCGCCTCGCCGTCCCCTTGCCCCTCGCCCGTGCCAGGCGGCTACCGGCTGCCTCGCTCTTCCACCAGCTACAGCCAACtgcaggggaggggaggagggccaGACCTGGAGCTGGACCTAGGTGCGGCTGCCGGAGGGGTTCTGGAAGGGTCTGGGATGGCAGCGGAGCACAGGACACCTCTGGTAGACCTGTTCTGTGAGACCTGCTCGAGACCATGGCTCATTGGATGGTGGGACCAG TTTAAGAGGATGTTGAACCGGGAGCTATCTCACCTGTCAGAGATGAGTCGTTCAGGGAACCAGGTGTCTGAATACATCTCCACTACCTTCCTGG aTAAGCAGAATGAGGTAGAGATCCCGTCTCCGACCCTGCGGGAACGGGAACGGGAGCGGGAGCGGGACAAGCCCATGTGTCATATCAGTGGAGTGAAGAAGCTGACACACAGCTCCAGCCTGTCCATCAACACCACCATGCCACGCTTCGGAGTCAAGACGGAACAGGAGGACGCACTGGCCAGG GAGCTGGATGACTTGAATAAGTGGGGCCTTAATATCTTTCGTCTGGCTGAGTTCTCCAATAATAGGCCTCTCAGCTGCATCATGTTCGCCATCTTCCAG GAGAGGGATCTGTTGAAGACGTTTCGAATCCCTGTCGACACTTTTGTGACCTATGTTATGACCCTGGAGGACCACTACCATGCCAACGTGGCCTACCACAACAGCCTCCACGCCGCTGACGTCACACAGTCCACCCATGTCCTGCTGTCCACACCGGCTCTGGAC gctgTGTTCACTGATCTGGAGATCCTGGCTGCGTTATTTGCTGCTGCCATCCATGATGTGGATCATCCTGGCGTGTCCAACCAGTTCCTCATCAACACCA ACTCGGAGCTGGCTCTGATGTACAACGATGAGTCAGTCCTGGAGAACCACCACCTAGCCGTGGGCTTCAAGCTGCTCCACGAGGACAACTGTGACATCTTCCAGAACCTCAgcaagaggcagagacagagcctGCGCAAGCTCGTTATCGATATG GTGTTGGCGACGGATATGTCCAAGCACATGAGTTTGCTGGCTGATCTGAAGACCATGGTGGAGACGAAGAAGGTGACCAGTTCAGGAGTGCTCCTGCTCGACCACTACAATGACCGCATCCAG gtgcTGAGGAACATGGTGCACTGTGCGGACCTAAGTAACCCCACCAAGCCCCTGGTCGTGTACAGAGAGTGGACTGAGCGCATCATGGAGGAGTTCTTTAGACAGGGggacaaggagagggagagaggcatggAGATCAGCCCTATGTGTGACAAACACACTGCTTCTGTGGAGAAGAGTCAG GTGGGCTTCATCGACTACATCGTGCACCCTCTGTGGGAGACGTGGGGGGACCTGGTGCACCCTGACGCCCAGGACATCCTGgacactctggaggacaacaggGACTGGTACCAGAGCACCATCCCCCAGAGCCCCATCTCCCCAGCCCCAATCCCCCTCGGCCCAGACAAGAGGCTCAACGCCTGCATCGACAAGTTCCAGTTCAAGCTCACCTTGGATGACGAcacggagggaggacaggaggaggaagaagaggaggaggaggaggaggtgaaaacCACCCCCAATCACATGGTGCTTGACTGCAgtcagggagaggaggaagacaagaaagaagaggaggaaggagaggacgtGGTAAAGGATGAAAGGGAAGGAGACATCATCGAGGAGGAAGGGGAagtagggatggaggaggaggaggtggaggaggaggaggaggagaagaggggagttcTTCAGCGAGCTCAGTCAGGGGTGGAGATACTCTCTGACACAAGCCCcgtggaggacgaggaggaggaagactccTCCTCACCAGCTGATGACACATGA